The following coding sequences lie in one Apium graveolens cultivar Ventura chromosome 1, ASM990537v1, whole genome shotgun sequence genomic window:
- the LOC141703019 gene encoding uncharacterized protein LOC141703019, whose protein sequence is MTALSWNCQGLGLPWKIQFLKNDVQQHEPSFVFLCETLCGKVRMEKIQRELNYEGMVVVEAQGKSGGMALLWKQENQATLLSFSNYHIDIETKSFGVGSWRFMGFHGEPNRSNRRKTWDLLRNLSRDSNLPWCVMGDLNNIVSQSDKRGGVPYPTWLVEGFNETLVDSGLVDMHIMGHQFTWERSRGTTNWIETRLDRVLTNERWNNLFSRSKLYNLEGSPSDHNPIYLDTRSNFATAWHLGGREVTGNFSGRIKKCKAELTNLRNKTDQLWLQAGDKNTRYFHVAASERRRSNAIQKLQNTEGEWFEWNSGLGELIANYFERLFSATEANWEEVVDKVLTTITAAHNEYLTREISVEEVKFALFQMHPDKAPGPDGMTPGFFRNTGL, encoded by the exons ATGACAGCCCTTAGCTGGAACTGTCAGGGTTTAGGGCTTCCCTGGAAGATTCAGTTCCTTAAAAACGATGTTCAACAACATGAGCCTTCATTTGTATTTCTTTGTGAAACATTATGTGGGAAAGTAAGGATGGAAAAGATTCAGAGGGAATTAAATTATGAAGGGATGGTGGTAGTGGAAGCTCAAGGAAAAAGCGGTGGGATGGCGCTGCTCTGGAAACAAGAAAATCAAGCTACTCTTTTGAGTTTCTCGAATTACCATATAGATATTGAAACTAAGAGTTTTGGAGTGGGTAGCTGGAGATTTATGGGATTCCACGGAGAACCCAATAGGAGCAATAGGAGAAAGACGTGGGATCTGCTTAGAAATCTTTCTCGAGATAGTAACCTACCATGGTGTGTCATGGGAGATTTGAATAACATAGTTTCTCAGAGTGACAAGAGAGGGGGAGTCCCTTATCCTACTTGGTTAGTAGAAGGATTCAACGAGACGTTGGTTGACTCGGGGTTGGTCGATATGCATATTATGGGGCACCAGTTTACTTGGGAAAGGAGCAGAGGTACTACAAATTGGATAGAAACACGACTAGATAGGGTGCTCACGAATGAAAGGTGGAATAATTTATTCTCGAGATCAAAACTTTACAACTTGGAAGGCAGCCCATCTGATCACAACCCCATATACTTGGACACTAGAAGCAACTTTG CCACAGCCTGGCATCTTGGGGGTAGAGAAGTGACAGGGAACTTTAGTGGTCGTATTAAAAAGTGTAAAGCAGAGCTTACAAATCTGAGAAACAAAACAGAT CAACTTTGGCTTCAAGCTGGGGATAAAAACACCCGATATTTCCATGTTGCTGCAAGTGAAAGAAGGAGATCCAATGCTATTCAGAAACTTCAAAACACGGAAGGTGAGTGGTTTGAATGGAATAGTGGATTAGGTGAACTAATAGCCAACTATTTCGAACGACTGTTCTCTGCTACAGAAGCAAATTGGGAGGAGGTTGTAGATAAAGTCCTGACTACTATAACAGCGGCTCATAACGAATATTTAACGAGGGAAATATCTGTAGAGGAAGTTAAGTTTGCTTTGTTCCAAATGCATCCGGACAAAGCTCCTGGTCCGGATGGCATGACTCCGGGTTTTTTCAGAAACACTGGTCTATAG